A portion of the Syntrophaceae bacterium genome contains these proteins:
- a CDS encoding helix-turn-helix domain-containing protein has product MMENKPDNVLTIEELSLYLKIPKSTLYKLVREGKIPSQKVGRHLRFHRESIDEWLKREDEHVRRG; this is encoded by the coding sequence CTGATGGAAAACAAACCGGACAACGTCCTGACCATAGAAGAGTTATCCCTTTATCTGAAAATACCGAAGTCGACGCTCTACAAGCTTGTTCGGGAGGGAAAGATCCCTTCTCAAAAGGTCGGACGCCACCTGCGTTTCCATCGGGAGTCCATCGACGAATGGTTGAAGCGCGAAGATGAACACGTGAGGCGGGGGTAG
- a CDS encoding gamma-glutamylcyclotransferase, with translation MLRLFVYGTLKRGFWNHDRFCRGVVTVEDALVRGRLFETSSGIPVLQVPEEDILAVGTTNPHADVATQALVAARMSIPEPTPDRFPKNVTGAPWGLVYGELLAFDDPETRLPAIDRLEGFHPGGPCLYRRVLVTACMNQGKVLTAWVYVAGSNIEGRFKSLPDGTWR, from the coding sequence ATGCTGAGACTCTTTGTCTACGGCACACTGAAGCGCGGTTTCTGGAACCACGACCGCTTCTGCCGGGGCGTCGTGACGGTGGAGGACGCCTTGGTCCGCGGCCGCCTCTTCGAGACATCCTCCGGAATCCCCGTCCTGCAGGTCCCGGAAGAGGACATCCTCGCCGTCGGGACCACCAATCCGCACGCCGACGTGGCCACACAAGCGCTCGTTGCGGCTCGTATGTCCATTCCCGAGCCAACCCCCGACCGGTTCCCGAAGAACGTCACGGGCGCGCCCTGGGGTCTCGTGTACGGGGAGCTTCTTGCCTTCGACGACCCCGAGACCCGCCTCCCGGCCATCGACCGGCTGGAGGGGTTCCACCCCGGCGGTCCCTGCCTCTACCGCCGTGTTCTGGTCACAGCATGTATGAACCAAGGAAAGGTGCTGACTGCGTGGGTCTATGTTGCCGGAAGCAACATAGAAGGCCGTTTCAAATCGTTACCGGACGGCACTTGGCGCTGA
- a CDS encoding glucosamine 6-phosphate synthetase, with product MCGLAGVIFGNKRRRAEEREYLAWLFTRLLVLSEERGPHATGAAWLDTDGGHRLFKRPVTAERFVTDKAFAELLASMDNRATLLLGHTRWRTRGDERVNSNNHPIRAGEVIGTHNGTIYNADYLFRRWKMRRFAEVDSEILFRLAANAARDGAMDIERFKARLRRCRGQITAVIACRTDPGTVFVLKGNRPLELRWHPRRKAVLYASDPAYLDAVLAEEKGWREIAVPPMSLVVFRREDLAAYSVEPFEFVAQERKGAEP from the coding sequence ATGTGCGGGCTCGCGGGAGTCATCTTCGGAAATAAGCGGCGACGCGCCGAGGAGCGGGAGTATCTCGCCTGGCTCTTCACCCGCCTGCTTGTATTGAGCGAGGAGCGCGGACCACACGCCACCGGCGCGGCATGGCTCGACACCGACGGCGGACACCGGCTCTTCAAGCGGCCGGTGACGGCCGAGCGGTTCGTCACGGACAAGGCCTTCGCCGAACTCCTTGCCTCTATGGACAACCGCGCCACGCTCCTGCTCGGCCATACCCGGTGGCGCACCCGAGGGGACGAGCGGGTCAACAGCAACAACCACCCGATCCGCGCCGGGGAGGTGATCGGCACCCACAACGGCACCATTTACAACGCCGACTACCTGTTCCGGCGCTGGAAGATGCGGCGCTTCGCCGAGGTGGACAGCGAGATTCTGTTCCGCCTGGCCGCGAACGCCGCCCGGGACGGGGCCATGGATATCGAGCGGTTCAAAGCCCGGCTCCGACGCTGTCGGGGTCAGATCACCGCCGTCATCGCCTGCCGGACCGACCCGGGCACCGTCTTTGTGCTCAAGGGGAATCGGCCGTTGGAACTGCGCTGGCATCCCCGCCGCAAAGCGGTTCTCTACGCTTCGGACCCCGCATACCTCGACGCCGTGCTGGCGGAGGAAAAAGGCTGGCGTGAGATTGCGGTCCCGCCCATGAGCCTGGTGGTGTTCCGGCGCGAGGACCTGGCCGCGTACTCGGTGGAGCCCTTCGAGTTCGTCGCCCAGGAGAGAAAGGGCGCGGAGCCATGA
- a CDS encoding DUF5049 domain-containing protein, translating to MLSGVELTVRGDTSEEKAASFLDALIKHGLAEVQDDKSARIPIPSLVWQGIDAVRLSGLTNMLDRPVVARLAGELGYPDAASWIEEHPKEYAEGVFRGFIVDPQGGKS from the coding sequence ATGCTGTCTGGCGTCGAGCTTACGGTCCGGGGCGATACGTCGGAGGAAAAGGCCGCATCCTTCCTGGATGCCCTGATCAAACATGGCCTTGCCGAGGTGCAGGACGACAAATCGGCCCGGATACCGATTCCCTCCCTGGTTTGGCAGGGCATCGACGCGGTCCGGCTCTCGGGGTTGACCAACATGCTCGACCGGCCGGTCGTCGCCCGGCTGGCTGGGGAGCTCGGATATCCCGATGCCGCGAGCTGGATCGAGGAGCATCCGAAGGAATACGCCGAGGGCGTCTTCCGCGGGTTCATCGTCGATCCGCAGGGAGGGAAATCCTGA
- a CDS encoding amidoligase family protein has product MDLRRINFGIEIETVKRTRERVAQAIQSVVGGQVRHIGSPGSFDPWEVTDNHGRVWKVVSDGSLINVPIHLRAEVVSPVLSYEDIPVLQEVVRALRACGAKVDERCGIHVHVDATAFDGRTLANLAKIVYKQEALILTALGVNETRRRSYSKPVSDDLIAQIERRRPRTRDQLNHIWYGYHNRQPQHYDSTRYHGVNLHNVWYRGTVEFRWFEGTLHAGKVKAYVQLVLAVAAKALNGRAASSRKRSFDPQSARYDFRVFLLHLGLIGDEFKTARKHLIAALPGDSAFKRGRPKPESTQSAIQNPQSAIESRPPAFSGDETGGTQGGAS; this is encoded by the coding sequence ATGGACTTACGCCGGATCAACTTCGGAATCGAGATCGAGACAGTCAAACGGACGCGCGAGCGGGTCGCCCAGGCAATCCAGTCGGTGGTGGGCGGCCAAGTCCGCCACATCGGCAGCCCGGGCAGCTTCGACCCCTGGGAAGTCACCGACAACCATGGACGGGTCTGGAAAGTGGTATCCGACGGCTCGCTCATCAATGTGCCGATCCACCTGCGGGCCGAGGTGGTGAGCCCCGTCCTGTCCTACGAGGACATCCCCGTCCTCCAGGAGGTCGTCCGGGCCCTGCGGGCCTGCGGAGCCAAGGTGGACGAACGCTGCGGCATCCACGTCCACGTCGACGCCACGGCCTTCGACGGCCGGACCCTCGCGAACCTCGCCAAGATCGTCTACAAACAGGAAGCGCTCATTCTCACCGCCCTGGGCGTGAACGAGACCCGTCGCCGGAGCTACAGCAAACCGGTGAGCGACGATCTCATCGCGCAAATCGAGCGTCGCCGTCCCAGGACCAGGGACCAGCTCAACCACATTTGGTACGGCTATCACAACCGGCAGCCCCAGCACTATGACAGCACCCGCTACCACGGGGTGAACCTGCATAACGTTTGGTACCGGGGCACGGTCGAGTTCCGTTGGTTCGAAGGGACGCTCCACGCGGGGAAGGTGAAAGCCTACGTCCAACTGGTCCTGGCCGTGGCAGCCAAGGCGCTGAACGGCCGGGCGGCATCGAGCCGCAAACGGTCCTTCGACCCGCAGAGCGCCCGGTACGACTTCCGGGTCTTCCTGCTCCACCTGGGGCTCATCGGCGATGAGTTCAAGACCGCGCGCAAGCATTTGATCGCCGCCCTGCCGGGGGACTCGGCGTTCAAGCGAGGCAGACCTAAACCGGAAAGTACCCAATCCGCAATTCAAAATCCGCAATCCGCAATCGAATCCCGGCCTCCGGCATTTTCGGGGGACGAGACCGGCGGGACGCAAGGAGGCGCGTCATGA
- a CDS encoding MerR family DNA-binding protein, translating into MESLTIGKVARLAEIGIETVRFYEREGLIEEPPRRESGYRQYPEETVHRLRFIKRAKELGFTLREIKELLGLRVDLSSSATCNAVRKLAEEKIEDVRGKIRTLQRMEAVLARLVGSCRNRSVTSACPILEVLQQDETNESERNRSGQSDK; encoded by the coding sequence ATGGAATCGCTGACAATCGGAAAGGTCGCCCGCCTCGCGGAGATCGGAATCGAAACCGTTCGGTTCTATGAGCGGGAGGGTCTCATCGAGGAACCTCCTCGCAGGGAATCCGGATACCGGCAATATCCCGAAGAAACCGTCCACCGGCTCCGCTTCATAAAGCGAGCGAAGGAACTCGGGTTCACGCTCAGGGAGATCAAAGAGCTACTGGGATTGCGCGTCGATTTGTCGTCGTCGGCCACTTGCAATGCGGTTCGAAAACTGGCTGAGGAAAAAATCGAGGACGTGCGCGGCAAGATAAGGACCCTACAGAGGATGGAGGCGGTTCTCGCGCGGCTCGTAGGTAGCTGTCGAAATCGCTCCGTTACCAGCGCGTGTCCCATCCTTGAAGTGCTTCAACAGGACGAAACAAATGAAAGTGAACGGAATAGGTCAGGACAAAGCGACAAGTAA